From a single Miscanthus floridulus cultivar M001 chromosome 8, ASM1932011v1, whole genome shotgun sequence genomic region:
- the LOC136476177 gene encoding protein THYLAKOID RHODANESE-LIKE, chloroplastic-like, translating to MAVILSSAAPTTLTPPARPRRQPRTSGLRGGLAARLSGALGLAHAGAGAGAALAAPLSYEEALRLSSDSGSDGAGFALPDLDLNLNLYGLVDFVNENPLVVAAGVAAVALPLLLAQILGGGGGSKPYAVVSARAAYQRLLEEPDAQLVDIRPLKDAREAGTPDLKEAKKKAAAVPYNGEDKNGFLKKLTLRFKDPENTTLVILDKFDGNSGLVAELVTANGYKAAFAVKDGAEGSRGWKSSNLPWKAPAKGFSLDLGELFGDGSDGLPVTIGLAAATGLGVLAYTEIEALLQFLGSAAVVQLVVTKLLYAEDRQKTLKQIDEFFNKKVAPKELVDEIKEIGQALLPLPGDAKSQPATATPVAATPTEAAPAAATPTPLSPYTNYSDLKPPSPPGSTVTEGPAAVNSAPVADASTESSPPPTPRPQSPYPNYPDFKPPSSPSPSPP from the exons ATGGCCGTCATCCTCTCCTCTGCGGCGCCAACGACACTGACTCCTCCCGCGCGCCCCAGGAGGCAGCCAAGGACGAGCGGCCTCCGCGGGGGCCTCGCGGCGCGCCTCTCCGGCGCGCTCGGCCTCGCGCAcgcgggcgccggcgccggcgccgcactCGCCGCGCCGCTCTCCTACGAGGAGGCGCTGCGCCTCTCGTCCGACTCCGGCAGTGACGGGGCCGGGTTCGCGCTCCCGGACCTCGACCTCAACCTCAACCTCTACGGGCTCGTCGACTTCGTCAACGAGAACCCTCTCGTCGTCGCGGCAGGCGTCGCCGCCGTCGCGCTACCGCTGCTCCTCGCGCAGattctcggcggcggcggcggctccaagCCGTACGCCGTCGTGTCCGCCAGGGCGGCCTACCAGCGGCTGCTCGAGGAGCCCGACGCGCAGCTCGTCGACATCAGGCCGCTCAAGGACGCACGGGAGGCCGGCACGCCTGATCTCAAGGAGGCCAAGAAGAAGGCGGCTGCCGTGCCGTACAACGGGGAGGACAAGAACGGATTCTTGAAGAAGCTGACACTGAGGTTCAAGGACCCGGAGAACACCACGCTGGTCATCCTTGATAA ATTTGATGGGAACTCCGGACTAGTTGCTGAGCTTGTCACAGCCAATGGTTACAAAGCTGCTTTTGCAGTGAAGGATGGTGCAGAAGGAAGCCGAGGATGGAAG AGCAGTAACCTTCCCTGGAAGGCTCCTGCAAAAGGATTCAGTTTAGACTTGGGCGAGCTATTTGGG GATGGTTCAGACGGTTTGCCTGTGACAATTGGTCTCGCTGCAGCTACTGGTCTGGGAGTACTTGCCTACACAGAG ATTGAGGCTTTGCTACAGTTTTTGGGGTCAGCTGCTGTTGTTCAGCTAGTGGTAACCAAGCTCTTGTATGCTGAG GATCGACAGAAGACACTTAAACAGATCGATGAGTTCTTTAACAAGAAGGTTGCTCCAAAGGAGCTTGTTGACGAAATAAAG GAAATTGGGCAGGCTCTACTACCTTTACCTGGTGATGCTAAAAGCCAACCAGCAACAGCGACTCCAGTTGCTGCCACACCAACAGaagctgctcctgctgctgccaCACCAACACCTCTTTCACCTTATACAAAT TACTCAGATCTCAAACCGCCGTCACCCCCTGGCAGCACCGTGACTGAAGGCCCAGCAGCGGTCAATTCTGCACCTGTAGCAGACGCTAGCACGGAATCATCTCCTCCTCCTACCCCCAGACCTCAGTCACCTTACCCTAAT TATCCAGATTTCAAGCCACCGTCCTCGCCTTCGCCGTCACCACCTTAA